A window from Kovacikia minuta CCNUW1 encodes these proteins:
- a CDS encoding CopG family antitoxin translates to MAESETEKLPQFNSHQEVVEFFDTHDMGEYKSELPEAFFDIDLKRNQYLVSVDGYLMGKLLEVAKEQQVSVEVLLDSWLKEKLLKAS, encoded by the coding sequence ATGGCAGAAAGTGAGACTGAAAAGTTACCTCAGTTCAATTCCCATCAGGAAGTCGTAGAATTCTTTGACACTCACGACATGGGTGAGTATAAAAGCGAACTACCAGAAGCATTTTTTGATATTGACCTCAAACGAAATCAATATTTGGTTTCAGTGGATGGATATTTGATGGGCAAGCTTCTGGAGGTCGCTAAAGAGCAGCAAGTTTCGGTTGAGGTGCTTTTAGATTCCTGGCTGAAAGAAAAGCTGCTGAAAGCAAGTTGA
- a CDS encoding DUF433 domain-containing protein → MASTSRVVHSDPDILGGTPVFVGTRVPMRTLLDYLEAGDSLEVFLDHFPSVSREQAIAALELAKKMLTAYANPA, encoded by the coding sequence ATGGCATCAACCTCCCGTGTTGTTCATAGCGATCCTGACATTCTAGGAGGGACTCCTGTTTTTGTTGGAACCCGTGTACCAATGAGAACCCTACTGGATTATCTTGAGGCTGGTGATTCATTAGAGGTATTTCTAGATCATTTCCCTAGCGTCAGTCGAGAACAGGCGATCGCAGCCCTTGAATTAGCAAAGAAAATGTTGACAGCCTATGCGAATCCTGCTTGA
- a CDS encoding response regulator has product MSEIDIRSILQLIELGQRTGELFVEAYPSQLPSVVNIGSKYLPENRSVRSSPARSWFVFFLNGRIVYASDYASDYSSDPDTSLSRLSDYLRRYKVELSLNRLTISSVALISAPEYGYLWALLENHTLNPAQGRSIIQSMVHETLFDLLSLHQGSFIFEGSPPLSPQLTTLEIAPLLAKIMKQVQAWKQLHPLIQSPDQCPLIADRDLLQSNLSAATFNRFSQYVDGKTSIRQIARYLHRDILTVARAIYTYVQQGMIQIIDAPGREGQAGKQESENAPKTILAREFELWQATRTPKVVCIDDGVTIRETVIHILGQNGYEIKAIANPLEALSLVFQLKPDLILCDIAMPELDGYEICAMLRKSTAFRQIPIVMLTGKDGFIDRVKARMVGATDYLTKPFGENELLMLVEKYIGPGNSEQRQSDKSVADSFGNGVEIDITDSTSNSSPSFS; this is encoded by the coding sequence TTGAGTGAAATTGATATTCGCAGCATTCTGCAACTGATTGAGTTGGGGCAACGCACGGGTGAATTGTTTGTAGAAGCCTATCCCTCTCAGTTACCGAGTGTTGTAAATATTGGGAGCAAATATCTGCCAGAGAACCGTTCTGTACGATCGTCCCCAGCCCGTTCCTGGTTTGTCTTTTTTCTCAACGGGCGGATTGTTTATGCTTCCGATTATGCCTCTGATTATAGTTCTGATCCAGACACCAGCCTGTCGCGCCTGTCGGATTATCTCCGCCGTTACAAAGTAGAGCTGTCACTGAACCGATTGACCATTTCATCGGTGGCTCTGATCAGTGCGCCTGAATATGGTTATCTCTGGGCATTGCTGGAAAACCACACGCTCAATCCGGCTCAGGGACGCAGCATCATTCAAAGCATGGTGCACGAAACGCTGTTTGATCTGCTGAGCTTGCACCAGGGTTCCTTTATCTTTGAAGGGAGTCCTCCTCTATCGCCGCAGCTCACCACGCTGGAAATTGCCCCTTTATTAGCAAAAATCATGAAGCAGGTGCAGGCGTGGAAGCAGCTCCATCCGTTGATCCAGTCTCCGGATCAGTGCCCCTTGATTGCCGATCGGGACTTGCTGCAAAGCAACCTTTCAGCGGCGACATTTAATCGGTTTAGCCAATATGTGGATGGCAAAACATCGATTCGTCAGATTGCCCGCTATCTTCATCGAGACATTCTGACCGTTGCCAGGGCAATCTATACCTATGTTCAGCAGGGGATGATTCAAATCATTGATGCCCCTGGACGAGAGGGGCAGGCAGGCAAACAGGAGTCGGAAAATGCTCCGAAGACAATTCTTGCTAGAGAATTTGAGCTATGGCAGGCAACGAGAACCCCAAAAGTGGTCTGTATCGACGATGGCGTTACAATTCGTGAAACAGTGATCCACATCCTGGGCCAGAACGGGTATGAAATTAAGGCGATCGCTAACCCGTTGGAGGCATTAAGTTTGGTGTTTCAGCTTAAGCCTGATCTGATCCTTTGTGACATTGCAATGCCCGAACTGGATGGCTACGAAATCTGTGCCATGCTGCGCAAGTCCACGGCGTTCCGGCAAATCCCCATTGTGATGCTAACGGGTAAGGATGGATTTATCGATCGGGTCAAAGCAAGAATGGTTGGCGCGACTGACTACTTAACTAAACCGTTTGGAGAAAATGAGCTATTAATGTTAGTTGAAAAATATATTGGTCCAGGCAACTCCGAGCAGCGTCAATCGGATAAATCCGTAGCTGATTCTTTTGGGAATGGGGTAGAAATTGATATAACCGATTCAACTTCTAACTCTTCCCCGTCATTTAGCTAG
- the hmpF gene encoding pilus motility taxis protein HmpF: MLYLAEVQKKTGGLLGGGRAELKLLACQRSEQSWSAVPGEELVVCEEANNYNGGALLLVDLTANKQVQRVQEAGRQLVSILQNFSRLQEKFKTQEEEIEQWKQSLTYQSQELNRREMEMEARREQLQQMEEDFEQLEQQRQEIETQREEVTRQRDEFDRNRQELEGAWDHLRGEMRRFEEKQAEFQQSAFLDDEQANAIQELLNRLSGAIPATESVREDLNQSLEILTQQQNSLTQHWQTLEQQRSTTQQMQAEVDQQAQDIHQRWQEWHQAQESLEQARAELKVQQSSLNQKQESAQMLGVQLQNQEDLHQQVYRLADSSEKVAIGQHVDLESLEKIPLDELQKVVQDLERDLQKLSQFVESQEEELQLKQQEIDQIKAKIEAANGLDLNLENELADEQDGYQMLNETLVGQRRNLRERKNLLNRHQAVLRRRQGHSDGNGQEDEIDLGPILSQIEALRHQQADELHKLESQIEQMRTAIGQAQGLVTSQTAEQENKRNDLKQQEQKLLDRRREVAELWGRVNLYQEMLQPIQDNVDGLRHKLESLAGSMSQVQEAGGEQERAIAEMRQILVNLTNTPELAAS, encoded by the coding sequence GTGCTGTATCTAGCGGAAGTACAAAAGAAAACTGGTGGATTATTAGGTGGCGGTCGGGCAGAGTTGAAACTGCTGGCTTGTCAGCGGTCTGAACAGAGTTGGAGTGCTGTGCCTGGCGAAGAACTGGTTGTCTGCGAGGAAGCCAATAACTACAATGGTGGTGCCCTGTTGCTGGTTGATCTGACTGCAAATAAGCAGGTACAGCGGGTTCAGGAAGCAGGTCGCCAGCTGGTCAGCATTTTACAAAATTTCTCCCGCTTACAGGAAAAATTCAAAACCCAGGAAGAAGAGATTGAACAGTGGAAGCAGTCTCTCACCTATCAAAGTCAGGAGCTGAACCGACGGGAAATGGAGATGGAAGCCCGCCGCGAGCAACTCCAGCAGATGGAAGAAGACTTTGAGCAACTGGAGCAACAACGACAGGAAATTGAAACCCAGCGGGAAGAGGTCACTCGGCAACGGGATGAGTTCGATCGCAACCGCCAGGAACTTGAAGGAGCCTGGGATCATCTGCGGGGCGAAATGCGCCGCTTTGAGGAGAAGCAGGCAGAGTTTCAGCAGTCTGCTTTTCTCGACGATGAACAGGCGAACGCAATTCAGGAACTCCTGAATCGGCTTTCAGGTGCCATTCCAGCCACCGAGTCGGTACGGGAAGACCTGAATCAATCTTTGGAGATTTTGACCCAACAGCAGAACTCCCTCACCCAGCACTGGCAAACCCTGGAGCAACAGCGTTCGACCACGCAACAAATGCAAGCCGAAGTCGATCAGCAGGCGCAGGATATCCACCAGCGCTGGCAGGAGTGGCATCAGGCACAGGAATCCCTGGAGCAGGCACGGGCAGAGCTAAAGGTGCAGCAGAGTTCCCTGAATCAGAAGCAGGAATCGGCTCAAATGCTGGGTGTGCAACTGCAAAATCAGGAAGATTTGCACCAGCAGGTCTATCGTTTAGCGGATTCCTCGGAGAAGGTGGCGATCGGGCAGCATGTCGATTTAGAGTCGCTAGAAAAGATTCCGCTGGATGAACTGCAAAAAGTCGTCCAGGATTTGGAACGTGACTTGCAAAAGCTGTCTCAGTTTGTCGAAAGCCAGGAAGAAGAACTGCAACTGAAGCAGCAAGAGATTGATCAGATCAAGGCAAAGATTGAAGCGGCTAACGGGCTTGACCTCAACCTGGAAAACGAGTTGGCGGATGAGCAGGATGGCTACCAGATGTTAAATGAGACGCTGGTCGGTCAACGGCGTAATCTGCGGGAACGCAAAAATCTTCTGAATCGGCATCAGGCTGTTCTACGCCGTCGTCAAGGTCATTCTGATGGCAACGGACAGGAGGATGAGATCGATCTGGGTCCAATTTTGAGCCAGATTGAAGCCTTGCGGCACCAGCAAGCGGATGAACTCCACAAACTGGAGAGCCAGATTGAACAGATGCGGACTGCGATCGGTCAGGCGCAAGGGTTAGTCACCAGCCAAACCGCTGAGCAGGAAAATAAACGCAACGACCTGAAGCAACAGGAGCAAAAATTGCTCGATCGCCGCCGCGAAGTTGCCGAACTGTGGGGGCGCGTTAACCTTTACCAGGAAATGCTGCAACCGATTCAAGACAACGTAGACGGCTTACGCCACAAGCTGGAAAGCCTCGCTGGCAGTATGTCTCAGGTACAGGAAGCGGGCGGTGAACAGGAACGGGCGATTGCCGAAATGCGCCAAATCCTGGTCAACCTGACCAATACCCCAGAACTAGCCGCTTCTTAA
- a CDS encoding tetratricopeptide repeat protein, with the protein MASGTEYAQEYQEAQKAYVQGNYQEAAEIVDRLVKSFPDDPSASLLRGHIYCYGLQQFEVAKEQYNSVLALTSNEDFSRLCQ; encoded by the coding sequence ATGGCATCAGGTACTGAGTACGCACAGGAATACCAAGAGGCTCAAAAGGCTTATGTACAGGGAAACTATCAGGAAGCCGCTGAGATCGTCGATCGCCTGGTGAAATCCTTCCCCGATGATCCAAGTGCTTCCCTGCTGCGGGGGCACATCTATTGCTATGGATTGCAGCAGTTTGAGGTTGCCAAAGAGCAATACAACTCCGTACTTGCCCTGACCTCCAATGAGGATTTTAGCCGGCTATGCCAATGA
- a CDS encoding DUF5615 family PIN-like protein has protein sequence MRILLDECAPRPLKRELADYQVRTVVEMGWSGKKNGELLELMSQEGFTILLTTDQNLRYQQNLQQARVAVVVLVAPSDKLSDLLPLMPDALNVLDTIASGEVIEIGGS, from the coding sequence ATGCGAATCCTGCTTGATGAATGTGCCCCACGCCCTCTAAAGCGTGAGCTTGCCGATTACCAGGTACGCACAGTTGTCGAGATGGGATGGTCAGGGAAAAAGAACGGTGAATTGCTGGAACTCATGAGTCAGGAGGGTTTCACGATCCTCCTGACCACAGATCAAAATTTGCGTTATCAGCAAAATCTACAGCAAGCCAGAGTGGCAGTTGTTGTTCTTGTAGCACCTAGTGACAAACTTTCTGATTTACTTCCCCTGATGCCAGATGCTCTTAATGTACTGGATACCATTGCTTCAGGAGAAGTGATTGAAATTGGAGGCTCCTGA
- a CDS encoding response regulator transcription factor: MSTVLVVEDSVTQREMISDLLRGSGLSVTEASDGVEALEQIQGRRPDLVVLDIVMPRMNGYEVCRRLKADPKTQDVPVVMCSSKGEEFDRYWGMKQGADAYIAKPFQPTELVGTVKQLLRG; encoded by the coding sequence ATGAGTACAGTTTTAGTCGTGGAAGATAGTGTTACCCAACGAGAGATGATTTCAGACCTGTTAAGAGGAAGCGGCTTAAGCGTGACTGAAGCAAGCGATGGCGTGGAAGCACTGGAGCAGATTCAGGGGCGGCGTCCCGATCTGGTTGTGCTGGATATTGTGATGCCTCGCATGAATGGATATGAGGTTTGTCGGCGGCTAAAAGCAGATCCAAAGACTCAGGATGTACCCGTGGTGATGTGTTCATCTAAGGGGGAAGAATTCGATCGGTACTGGGGGATGAAGCAGGGTGCAGATGCCTATATTGCCAAACCTTTTCAGCCAACTGAGCTGGTGGGAACCGTGAAACAACTGTTGCGAGGTTAA
- a CDS encoding Hpt domain-containing protein produces the protein MQPEQQQRIMGYFIEEAKDHLNTIEQGLLNLQSTIEDPEMVNELFRAAHSVKGGAAMLGLNSIQHVSHRMEDFFKILKESQVTVDQKLESLFLRTFDALQELLEQLQGPFGLTDETASATVAAVEPTFVELEQHLNSLVLTTGGAQRLSSGFFSESDLQAVPVSLSQVDGALAQSFGSEVPVQLREMLRLFKQSEFGADSRQQLQEICRSLTQIGQQFDLYAWCQLVETARQAIANPDNSYRVLAPVVIQGHQTGTGFGVIGSIN, from the coding sequence ATGCAGCCTGAACAGCAACAGCGAATCATGGGCTACTTCATTGAGGAGGCGAAAGACCATCTCAACACGATCGAGCAGGGGTTGCTGAATTTGCAAAGCACGATCGAAGACCCGGAAATGGTGAACGAATTATTCCGGGCGGCGCATTCGGTCAAGGGTGGAGCAGCAATGCTGGGGTTAAACAGTATCCAGCACGTTTCCCACCGCATGGAAGATTTCTTCAAAATCCTGAAGGAATCCCAGGTAACGGTTGATCAAAAGTTGGAGAGCCTGTTTCTACGGACTTTTGATGCCCTCCAGGAGTTGCTGGAGCAGCTTCAGGGACCCTTTGGTTTAACCGATGAAACGGCAAGTGCTACAGTTGCTGCGGTTGAACCGACTTTTGTAGAGCTAGAACAGCATTTAAATAGCTTGGTGTTGACCACGGGTGGAGCGCAGCGCCTTTCCTCAGGCTTTTTCTCCGAATCGGATCTGCAAGCGGTTCCGGTTTCCCTGTCTCAGGTGGATGGTGCGCTGGCACAAAGTTTTGGCAGCGAAGTTCCAGTGCAACTACGTGAAATGCTACGGCTCTTCAAACAATCGGAGTTTGGTGCAGATAGCCGTCAGCAGTTGCAAGAGATTTGCCGCAGCTTAACTCAGATTGGACAGCAATTTGACTTGTACGCCTGGTGTCAATTGGTTGAGACGGCAAGACAGGCGATCGCGAACCCCGACAACAGCTATCGTGTCCTGGCACCTGTCGTTATTCAAGGACATCAAACAGGCACAGGATTTGGTGTTATCGGGTCGATCAATTGA
- a CDS encoding BrnT family toxin, translating into MEKGDRKGEAVYLALGQTDAGRYLAVLFIYKPSAQALILSARDMADKER; encoded by the coding sequence GTGGAGAAGGGTGATCGCAAGGGGGAAGCCGTATATCTTGCTTTAGGACAAACGGATGCTGGACGTTATTTAGCAGTGCTGTTTATTTATAAGCCCTCCGCTCAAGCTCTAATTTTAAGTGCAAGAGATATGGCAGATAAGGAGAGGTAA
- a CDS encoding chemotaxis protein CheW: MVGNPDFLTGRGQDQAPEFQELESPEGELHLRFYVTSGNEFALPATGIREVISPSPDRITPVPNVSPLLLGTLNVRGRVVWVADLGQFLGDPTPLNTDRPEVPVVAVEDQDIMLGLAVDRIVGMDWLDIEEIQLPTNVPDSVAPFLRGEWLLDQQANKFLRLLDQVAILRSARWAA, translated from the coding sequence ATGGTAGGGAATCCGGACTTTTTAACAGGGCGAGGGCAGGATCAGGCTCCTGAATTTCAGGAACTGGAAAGTCCTGAAGGTGAGTTGCATTTGCGGTTTTATGTCACCTCAGGAAACGAGTTTGCCCTGCCTGCGACGGGGATTCGGGAGGTCATTTCTCCTTCTCCCGACCGGATAACGCCTGTTCCCAATGTTTCTCCGCTGCTTTTGGGCACATTGAATGTGCGGGGAAGAGTAGTCTGGGTTGCTGATTTGGGGCAATTTTTAGGCGATCCAACCCCCTTAAACACCGATCGCCCTGAAGTTCCTGTTGTCGCTGTTGAGGATCAGGACATCATGCTGGGACTTGCAGTGGATCGAATTGTGGGAATGGACTGGCTCGATATCGAAGAAATTCAACTGCCGACTAATGTTCCAGACAGTGTGGCTCCCTTTTTGCGGGGTGAGTGGTTGTTAGATCAGCAGGCAAATAAGTTTCTGCGGCTGTTAGACCAGGTGGCAATTCTGCGTTCAGCGCGTTGGGCAGCCTAG
- a CDS encoding methyl-accepting chemotaxis protein, whose amino-acid sequence MRILAGYANEGLAYINQFESEGATPIGEAANSAENVAVADHTPTTWQEGESLGLNDDDFNFDDLNFDSPPEPGYEQSFGSSNSLDGSFENNLADNGSFSNQFGSELDDDAFADPFALDQALPDTLEDDAPFQSPLEEPSPFSTPGASSDPGFGTGVGSGDFSTAMDDFDDAFAPLDLNEAAQSQYPSYSFENEGAVVDRPAETSPPFPAPTTPRSEDETLFMGSTGIYDDGGQAFDFSPTDDQFNSPTHNQFDSPTYADLGASDDSFYGSAAGAGVSTGDQNNADFLDEFDEFDDLGNLSDFDLSENSAGFTSPAVGAGFNLTSSSSSSGAIADRGFSDSDALSFNDSGGRGIVRDDEVFSISGTSDQVPTFTQMDQPVAETAPTVEQGALAFLENAPVERKLLYTAISAGIFSAAAVAIVSFFSSLSATDVSVSSAPGLERLSGEQKQLVDRSASDNLISKLRWTGLTMAVVGGLSGGLAAFAIGQFTAKKIKRSTDNLQAQFNAVSQGNLNARATVYAEDEFGQLSTGFNQMARVILTTTSEAQRKAEEQEQAKEDLQRQVIRLLDDVEGAARGDLTVQAEVTADVLGAVADSFNLTIQNLREIVQQVKVAARQVSKGSTDNEMFARSLSSDALRQAEELAVTLNSVQVMTESIQRVAESAREAEEVARSASATALKGGEAVERTVAGILEIRETVAETTRKVKRLAESSQEISKIVALISQIASRTNLLALNASIEAARAGEAGRGFAIVADEVRQLADRAAKASKEIEQIVLQIQGETGSVMTAMEEGTQQVIEGTRLAEQAKRSLEDIIQVSNRIDVLVRSITADTVEQTETSRAVAQVMQSVELTAQETSQEAQRVSASLQNLVGVARDLLTSVERFRVETIERK is encoded by the coding sequence ATGAGGATTTTAGCCGGCTATGCCAATGAGGGGTTGGCTTACATCAACCAATTTGAATCAGAGGGGGCAACCCCGATCGGGGAAGCTGCGAACTCGGCAGAGAATGTCGCTGTTGCCGATCACACCCCCACAACCTGGCAGGAAGGGGAAAGCCTAGGGCTAAACGATGATGACTTCAACTTTGATGACCTGAATTTTGATAGCCCACCTGAGCCAGGCTACGAGCAGAGTTTTGGTTCATCCAACTCTCTGGATGGCTCATTTGAGAATAATTTGGCTGATAACGGCAGCTTCTCGAACCAGTTTGGCTCAGAGCTGGACGATGATGCCTTTGCCGACCCCTTTGCGTTGGATCAGGCCCTGCCCGATACCCTAGAGGACGATGCTCCGTTTCAATCACCCCTGGAAGAACCGTCGCCTTTTTCTACCCCCGGTGCGTCCTCTGATCCTGGCTTTGGTACAGGAGTAGGGTCAGGAGACTTTTCTACGGCGATGGATGATTTTGACGATGCGTTTGCGCCGCTGGATTTAAATGAAGCCGCCCAATCCCAGTATCCCTCCTATTCCTTTGAAAATGAGGGAGCTGTAGTCGATCGTCCCGCTGAAACATCCCCCCCTTTCCCCGCTCCCACGACTCCCCGGAGTGAAGATGAGACATTATTTATGGGAAGTACTGGGATCTATGATGATGGGGGGCAAGCCTTCGACTTTTCGCCGACCGACGATCAGTTTAATTCCCCCACCCATAACCAATTTGATTCCCCTACCTATGCCGATCTGGGTGCCTCAGACGATTCTTTCTACGGTTCCGCGGCTGGTGCTGGCGTAAGCACTGGGGATCAAAATAACGCTGACTTTCTAGATGAGTTTGATGAGTTCGACGATTTAGGCAATCTCTCAGACTTTGATCTGTCGGAGAATTCCGCTGGATTTACCAGTCCCGCAGTGGGGGCGGGGTTCAATTTAACCAGTAGTAGTAGCAGTAGTGGGGCGATCGCTGACCGAGGATTTTCTGATTCAGACGCCCTCAGTTTTAACGATAGTGGTGGTCGTGGCATCGTCCGGGATGATGAGGTGTTCAGTATCTCTGGCACATCCGATCAGGTTCCCACCTTTACCCAGATGGATCAACCCGTGGCGGAAACTGCTCCCACTGTTGAGCAGGGAGCACTTGCCTTTCTGGAAAATGCACCCGTTGAACGCAAGCTGCTGTATACCGCGATCTCTGCTGGTATCTTTTCGGCGGCAGCGGTGGCGATCGTCAGCTTCTTCTCTTCCCTGAGCGCAACCGATGTTTCTGTTAGCAGTGCGCCTGGACTGGAAAGGCTATCGGGTGAACAAAAACAACTGGTGGATCGATCTGCCTCAGATAACCTGATTTCTAAACTCCGTTGGACGGGTTTGACGATGGCTGTGGTCGGTGGGCTGTCGGGTGGGCTGGCTGCCTTTGCGATCGGGCAATTCACTGCGAAAAAGATTAAGCGCTCCACCGACAACTTGCAAGCTCAGTTCAATGCGGTTTCCCAGGGTAATCTCAACGCTCGTGCCACGGTCTATGCCGAAGATGAGTTTGGGCAATTGTCTACGGGTTTCAACCAGATGGCGCGAGTGATTCTGACCACCACTAGCGAAGCCCAGCGCAAGGCAGAAGAACAGGAGCAGGCAAAAGAAGATCTGCAACGTCAGGTCATTCGGTTGCTGGATGATGTGGAAGGGGCTGCAAGAGGTGACCTGACCGTGCAGGCAGAAGTGACGGCTGACGTTCTAGGAGCTGTCGCCGACTCCTTCAACCTGACGATTCAAAACCTGCGAGAAATTGTGCAACAGGTAAAGGTTGCTGCCCGTCAGGTGAGTAAAGGGTCTACCGATAACGAAATGTTTGCCCGCAGTCTGTCCTCAGACGCTCTGCGGCAGGCAGAGGAACTGGCAGTCACGCTTAACTCGGTGCAGGTGATGACTGAATCCATTCAGCGGGTGGCAGAAAGTGCCCGCGAAGCGGAGGAAGTTGCCCGTTCGGCATCGGCAACCGCCCTTAAGGGTGGGGAAGCGGTGGAACGCACCGTCGCAGGAATTCTGGAAATCCGCGAAACGGTGGCTGAAACAACGCGCAAAGTGAAACGGCTGGCAGAATCTTCCCAGGAGATTTCCAAGATTGTGGCGTTGATTTCCCAGATTGCATCCCGTACCAACCTGCTGGCGTTGAACGCTAGTATTGAGGCAGCCCGTGCTGGGGAAGCGGGGCGTGGGTTCGCCATTGTGGCAGATGAGGTGCGTCAGCTAGCAGACCGGGCAGCCAAAGCATCGAAGGAAATTGAGCAGATTGTGTTGCAAATTCAGGGTGAAACGGGTTCCGTGATGACCGCAATGGAAGAAGGAACCCAGCAGGTCATTGAGGGCACGCGCCTGGCTGAGCAGGCGAAGCGATCGCTGGAGGACATCATTCAGGTGTCCAATCGGATTGATGTCCTGGTTCGTTCAATTACAGCTGACACGGTTGAGCAAACCGAAACGTCGCGAGCGGTCGCTCAGGTGATGCAGTCTGTTGAATTAACTGCCCAGGAAACCTCCCAGGAGGCACAACGGGTATCTGCCTCGCTGCAAAACCTGGTTGGTGTTGCCCGTGATTTGTTAACCTCAGTAGAACGGTTCCGGGTAGAAACGATTGAGCGAAAGTAG